The genomic interval CGATCATCACCTCATCTTCGATGGTAATGTTGCACAAATCCAGAAAGGAACAGCCGTGGTTGATAAACACGTTTTTACCTAGCTTAATAAAGCGGCCAAAGTTTGTGTAAAAGGGAGGAAAAATAGTGGTGGAAGCATCTATCTCCCTGCCGGTGATCTCACTTAGTTGCTTCCGGACCTGGTGTACATCCTCAGCGGAAGCATTCATTTGGGTAACCAGCCGGATGGTACGAGCAACAACCTCCGCAAACCTGGGGTACTCCGGATCATCGTTTCGCAAGGGCTCGCCAGCTTGCATCCGCTGAAAAATATCTTGATGGTCTGCTTGATTGCTCATTTTATTTGGGATTTGGGCATAAATCGCTCGCTAGGTTTTACCAATGATAAAATCTTATCTATAGCTCTTATAATCTTCATCGGTAACCTTTTCCATCCAGTCTACCATTTTTCCGTTTAGTTGCTCTTGCATGGCAATATGAGTCATGGCTATTGTGGGAGATGCACCGTGCCAATGCTTTTCATTGGGTT from Rhodocytophaga rosea carries:
- a CDS encoding DapH/DapD/GlmU-related protein; translated protein: MSNQADHQDIFQRMQAGEPLRNDDPEYPRFAEVVARTIRLVTQMNASAEDVHQVRKQLSEITGREIDASTTIFPPFYTNFGRFIKLGKNVFINHGCSFLDLCNITIEDEVMIGPKVNLITENHPLDPNDRKTVLLKPIVVKRNAWIGAAATILPGVTIGENAVVAAGAVVSRDVPANSIVAGVPAKVVKTL